One window of the Benincasa hispida cultivar B227 chromosome 3, ASM972705v1, whole genome shotgun sequence genome contains the following:
- the LOC120073520 gene encoding uncharacterized protein LOC120073520 gives MITRISAYYHQIKNDTKVNVVGGYNFNGTNGQRDPFSQTYNPGWQDPPNFKLDRQNEQAQPSHRASSSSAPFSSRLARPKELVEDKDKELLEMLRKVEINIPLLDAVKQIPKYAKFLKQLCTRKRQAKEKERMVVSQSVSAILQKNLPEKQKDPEPTSISSASMLLGRTFMETTKTKIDMDEGTLSVEFEGEEVVWDVYDDDEDDLTDLISLAPKVELKELSDHLKYAYLGEVETFPVIISKNLTDEHEKQVVKVLQTYKLAIGWTLADIKCISPVILINQEDQQKMNFTCPYGIFVFRMMPFGLCNASDTFQGCMMSIFSKFIESYMEDFLSNLSRVLERYIKSNLVLNFEKCHFMPSHGIVLGHIISEHGIEVDFAKVNVIAKLSYPTNMREVQSFLRHAGFYHWFIKDFSKIAQSMVSLLHNDVSFEFYDECKTIFDVLKNAQSCAIVILAPRWDLPFDIMCNVSNHAVRAVLG, from the exons atgataacgcgCATTTCTGCCTATTATCACCAAATAAAGAACGATACCAAAGTAAATGTTGTTGGAGGTTATAATTTCAATGGGACAAATGGACAACGAGACCCATTCAGTCAGACATACAATCCAGGGTGGCAGGATCCCCCAAACTTTAAATTGGACAGACAAAATGAGCAAGCTCAACCTAGTCATAGAGCTTCATCTAGCTCAG CACCTTTTTCTTCGAGGCTTGCAAGGCCAAAGGAGCTCGTGGAAGACAAGGATAAGGAGCTATTGGAGATGTTAAGGAAGGTGGAAATCAACATTCCCCTCCTTGATGCTGTAAAACAAATTCCAAAGTATGCCAAATTTCTCAAGCAACTATGCACGAGGAAGAGACAAgcaaaagagaaagagaggatgGTGGTAAGTCAATCAGTGTCTGCGATCCTTCAAAAGAACTTGCCTGAAAAACAAAAGGATCCAG AACCTACGTCCATTTCATCTGCATCAATGTTGCTTGGTCGGACTTTCATGGAAACGACCAAAACAAAGATCGATATGGATGAAGGTACTTTGTCTGTTGAGTTTGAAGGTGAa GAAGTAGTTTGGGACGTCTATGATGATGACGAGGATGATTTAACCGATTTGATTTCACTT GCACCTAAAGTGGAGCTGAAGGAGCTTTCTGACCATCTGAAATATGCGTATCTAGGAGAAGTTGAAACATTTCCCGTGATTATTTCAAAGAATTTGACTGATGAGCACGAAAAGCAGGTGGTGAAGGTCTTGCAAACATACAAGCTTGCCATTGGGTGGACATTGGCGGACATCAAATGTATTAGCCCTGTT ATCCTGATtaaccaagaagatcaacaaaagATGAACTTTACATGCCCTTATGGCATCTTTGTTTTTAGGATGATGCCGTTTGGGCTATGTAACGCTTCAGATACTTTCCAGGGCTGCATGATGAGTATCTTCTCTAAATTTATTGAGAGCTATATGGAG GACTTTTTGTCAAACTTGTCTAGGGTTCTAGAGCGATATATTAAGTCTAACCTTgtgcttaattttgaaaaatgtcattttatgccCTCACATGGGATTGTACTTGGACATATTATTTCTGAGCATGGTATAGAGGTCGATTTTGCTAAAGTTAATGTTATTGCTAAGCTCTCTTACCCCACAAACATGAGGGAGGTTCAATCTTTTCTTAGGCATGCAGGTTTCTACCATTGGTTTATCAAGGATTTTAGTAAAATTGCTCAGTCAATGGTCTCTCTTCTTCACAATGATGTTTCCTTTGAATTTTATGATGAATGCAAGACAATCTTTGATGTGCTGAAGAATGCCCAATCGTGTGCTATAGTTATTCTGGCTCCTCGTTGGGATCTTCCCTTCGATATCATGTGCAACGTAAGCAACCATGCTGTTCGAGCGGTTTTGGGCTAG